A genome region from Gopherus flavomarginatus isolate rGopFla2 chromosome 9, rGopFla2.mat.asm, whole genome shotgun sequence includes the following:
- the CCNB2 gene encoding G2/mitotic-specific cyclin-B2 isoform X1: MALVRRAAITRGVENAMTGLNNKAKSQVTNKRAALEEIGNRVTTRGTHAAKKTESFKVPVKTTKGATKPANVTAQPKPSAALNLTLKEETVPKIRSPTPMDVSMKEEDLCQAFSDVLLNNIEDIDADDWENPQLCSDYVKDIYLYLRQLELQQSVRPHYLNGKEINGRMRAILVDWLVQVHSRFQLLQETLYMCVAIMDRFLQIHPVSRKKLQLAGVTALLLASKYEEIFSPDIADFVYITDNAYSSSQIREMEMMILKELNFDLGRPLPLHFLRRASKAGEADAEQHTLAKYLMELTLIDYDMIHHHPSEIAAAALCLSQKVLGQGEWGVKQHYYTGYAEDNLMLIMQHMAKNVVRVNENLTKYTAIRNKYASSKLMRISTIPQLNSKTVKDLASSLLG; this comes from the exons ATTACTAGAGGGGTggagaatgctatgacaggacTCAACAACAAAGCCAAAAGTCAAGTAACTAACAAAAGGGCTGCTTTGGAAGAGATTGGGAATAGAGTTACAACCAGAGGAACACATGCAGCCAAG AAAACAGAGAGCTTCAAAGTACCTGTAAAAACTACAAAAGGAGCTACTAAACCAGCAAATGTAACTGCACAACCTAAACCTTCAGCTGCACTGAATTTAACTCTCAAAGAAGAGACTGTTCCAAAG ATTCGGTCTCCAACCCCTATGGATGTATCCATGAAAGAAGAGGACCTATGCCAAGCTTTCTCTGATGTGCTGCTTAACAACATAGAGGATATTGATGCTGATGATTGGGAAAATCCTCAACTCTGTAGTGACTATGTAAAGGATATTTATCTGTATCTGAGGCAGCTTGAG CTGCAGCAATCagtacgtccacactacctcaATGGGAAGGAGATCAATGGGCGTATGCGTGCAATTCTAGTTGATTGGCTGGTTCAGGTCCACTCAAGGTTTCAGCTCTTGCAGGAAACATTGTATATGTGTGTTGCAATTATGGACCGCTTCTTACAA ATTCACCCAGTATCCCGTAAGAAGCTTCAGCTGGCTGGTGTTACAGCATTGCTTCTTGCCTCAAAGTATGAGGAGATATTCTCCCCTGATATTGCGGATTTTGTTTACATCACTGACAATGCGTACTCTAGCTCTCAGATCAGAGAGATGGAAATGATGATTCTTAAGGAGTTGAATTTTGACTTGGGACGCCCTCTACCACTTCACTTCTTAAGGAGAGCATCAAAAGCTGGTGAG GCTGATGCTGAGCAACATACACTAGCAAAGTACCTGATGGAGCTGACACTTATAGACTATGATATGATACACCATCATCCTTCAGAGATAGCAGCTGCTGCCCTATGCTTGTCTCAAAAGGTTCTGGGGCAAGGCGAATGG GGTGTAAAGCAGCACTACTACACTGGGTATGCAGAAGACAATCTTATGCTAATTATGCAACATATGGCCAAGAATGTAGTAAGAGTAAATGAGAACTTAACAAAATACACT GCCATAAGGAACAAGTATGCAAGCAGCAAACTCATGAGGATCAGCACAATTCCTCAACTGAACTCCAAAACAGTAAAAGATCTTGCTTCATCTCTCTTGGGATAA
- the CCNB2 gene encoding G2/mitotic-specific cyclin-B2 isoform X2, which yields MALVRRAAITRGVENAMTGLNNKAKSQVTNKRAALEEIGNRVTTRGTHAAKKTESFKVPVKTTKGATKPANVTAQPKPSAALNLTLKEETVPKIRSPTPMDVSMKEEDLCQAFSDVLLNNIEDIDADDWENPQLCSDYVKDIYLYLRQLELQQSVRPHYLNGKEINGRMRAILVDWLVQVHSRFQLLQETLYMCVAIMDRFLQIHPVSRKKLQLAGVTALLLASKYEEIFSPDIADFVYITDNAYSSSQIREMEMMILKELNFDLGRPLPLHFLRRASKAGEADAEQHTLAKYLMELTLIDYDMIHHHPSEIAAAALCLSQKVLGQGEWAIRNKYASSKLMRISTIPQLNSKTVKDLASSLLG from the exons ATTACTAGAGGGGTggagaatgctatgacaggacTCAACAACAAAGCCAAAAGTCAAGTAACTAACAAAAGGGCTGCTTTGGAAGAGATTGGGAATAGAGTTACAACCAGAGGAACACATGCAGCCAAG AAAACAGAGAGCTTCAAAGTACCTGTAAAAACTACAAAAGGAGCTACTAAACCAGCAAATGTAACTGCACAACCTAAACCTTCAGCTGCACTGAATTTAACTCTCAAAGAAGAGACTGTTCCAAAG ATTCGGTCTCCAACCCCTATGGATGTATCCATGAAAGAAGAGGACCTATGCCAAGCTTTCTCTGATGTGCTGCTTAACAACATAGAGGATATTGATGCTGATGATTGGGAAAATCCTCAACTCTGTAGTGACTATGTAAAGGATATTTATCTGTATCTGAGGCAGCTTGAG CTGCAGCAATCagtacgtccacactacctcaATGGGAAGGAGATCAATGGGCGTATGCGTGCAATTCTAGTTGATTGGCTGGTTCAGGTCCACTCAAGGTTTCAGCTCTTGCAGGAAACATTGTATATGTGTGTTGCAATTATGGACCGCTTCTTACAA ATTCACCCAGTATCCCGTAAGAAGCTTCAGCTGGCTGGTGTTACAGCATTGCTTCTTGCCTCAAAGTATGAGGAGATATTCTCCCCTGATATTGCGGATTTTGTTTACATCACTGACAATGCGTACTCTAGCTCTCAGATCAGAGAGATGGAAATGATGATTCTTAAGGAGTTGAATTTTGACTTGGGACGCCCTCTACCACTTCACTTCTTAAGGAGAGCATCAAAAGCTGGTGAG GCTGATGCTGAGCAACATACACTAGCAAAGTACCTGATGGAGCTGACACTTATAGACTATGATATGATACACCATCATCCTTCAGAGATAGCAGCTGCTGCCCTATGCTTGTCTCAAAAGGTTCTGGGGCAAGGCGAATGG GCCATAAGGAACAAGTATGCAAGCAGCAAACTCATGAGGATCAGCACAATTCCTCAACTGAACTCCAAAACAGTAAAAGATCTTGCTTCATCTCTCTTGGGATAA
- the CCNB2 gene encoding G2/mitotic-specific cyclin-B2 isoform X3 — MALVRRAAITRGVENAMTGLNNKAKSQVTNKRAALEEIGNRVTTRGTHAAKKTESFKVPVKTTKGATKPANVTAQPKPSAALNLTLKEETVPKIRSPTPMDVSMKEEDLCQAFSDVLLNNIEDIDADDWENPQLCSDYVKDIYLYLRQLELQQSVRPHYLNGKEINGRMRAILVDWLVQVHSRFQLLQETLYMCVAIMDRFLQIHPVSRKKLQLAGVTALLLASKYEEIFSPDIADFVYITDNAYSSSQIREMEMMILKELNFDLGRPLPLHFLRRASKAGEADAEQHTLAKYLMELTLIDYDMIHHHPSEIAAAALCLSQKVLGQGEWVSCFCDFFSRPQNRLLSNF; from the exons ATTACTAGAGGGGTggagaatgctatgacaggacTCAACAACAAAGCCAAAAGTCAAGTAACTAACAAAAGGGCTGCTTTGGAAGAGATTGGGAATAGAGTTACAACCAGAGGAACACATGCAGCCAAG AAAACAGAGAGCTTCAAAGTACCTGTAAAAACTACAAAAGGAGCTACTAAACCAGCAAATGTAACTGCACAACCTAAACCTTCAGCTGCACTGAATTTAACTCTCAAAGAAGAGACTGTTCCAAAG ATTCGGTCTCCAACCCCTATGGATGTATCCATGAAAGAAGAGGACCTATGCCAAGCTTTCTCTGATGTGCTGCTTAACAACATAGAGGATATTGATGCTGATGATTGGGAAAATCCTCAACTCTGTAGTGACTATGTAAAGGATATTTATCTGTATCTGAGGCAGCTTGAG CTGCAGCAATCagtacgtccacactacctcaATGGGAAGGAGATCAATGGGCGTATGCGTGCAATTCTAGTTGATTGGCTGGTTCAGGTCCACTCAAGGTTTCAGCTCTTGCAGGAAACATTGTATATGTGTGTTGCAATTATGGACCGCTTCTTACAA ATTCACCCAGTATCCCGTAAGAAGCTTCAGCTGGCTGGTGTTACAGCATTGCTTCTTGCCTCAAAGTATGAGGAGATATTCTCCCCTGATATTGCGGATTTTGTTTACATCACTGACAATGCGTACTCTAGCTCTCAGATCAGAGAGATGGAAATGATGATTCTTAAGGAGTTGAATTTTGACTTGGGACGCCCTCTACCACTTCACTTCTTAAGGAGAGCATCAAAAGCTGGTGAG GCTGATGCTGAGCAACATACACTAGCAAAGTACCTGATGGAGCTGACACTTATAGACTATGATATGATACACCATCATCCTTCAGAGATAGCAGCTGCTGCCCTATGCTTGTCTCAAAAGGTTCTGGGGCAAGGCGAATGGGTGAGTtgcttttgtgattttttttcaaggcCACAGAATAGACTGCTGTCAAACTTCTGA